cagtgaaaatgaatttcaataaacaaataaattgacgCGCATTGGAAGtgtacaaaaaatatatttatgtgACAGCGTCGGTTTTGTATAGATGGAAATTCGTTCCAGGAATGACTGTGACAGGTGTGttatctgttattgacagTGACGACATGAACAAGCGATGAGCtttatcaaatttgattaaCAAAATTGTTGACATAACAAAAGAAGGAAAAGATCCTgcacagtcagaggcagtgaaatttaaccatgaatttgtttcagctgtttttcagctgatccacgtATACAATCAAAAGTGTTGAAACTGATACACGCACGTGCGTGGTTGTGGTAAAATCGTTTAAAGAAGTATAAACAGGttcgattgtttgtatggatcagctgaaaaacacctgaagcaaattcatgctgaaatttcactgcctctgactgtatcaGTGACAATGTGCGGAAAATACATATTttgatgaagtaatagatttggtaCTAGTAATACTACTATAACGATATTTCCAAGTCATCATCTGCGTATGTGGAATCCACATTGTGAATCCTAGTCTGGCTATCAcaaatatgaaattaattaCAGTTTCTATGGTTTGAAGGGATTTTCTTCATCGAATTTAGTGGAGTGTGTCCGAGACTCCACCAAAATTCGAGCAAGTAATTTCCACAAAAAGACTAACTCAGCCTCCTTCACGATGGGATTGAACAAAACTTCAATAGGGTCGCAACACCAcctccgattttttttttcttcatattatggtcgagggactcgagtactacacgaaaatgtttttagttttcaGTTCCGATttgccgtttcggagaaccgtTTAATGGAGAATGCAATCCTCTACAAATAACGCCATTCAAATAGTTTCAAGGTCTCTTCGTCTTGAACATATCACtattcaaaaatgtcgaattttcgactttcgcTGGCTATAGCTTCGTGGCCAGGTTGTCGAAGAAAGCCATTTAaacacgaattagcttagaatttgTCACTCTAcccgttgcgataacaatctgtactGAAATTGGTTCCAAGGTCCTGGGTAGCCATGGATGCTGATTCTCCGAAACGGCCAAACGGATCCGAAAACAGTTTCGTGTAGCACtataaatatgaaacaaaTCAGATGTTGTGCCGCCACCAGGATTTTGGCGGCCTTAGGAAAGGGTGTTGGTATTACCGAAACAGAGAACTTTTCGTTGCTTAAATCGCTGCATCCTATATAAGTGCCCCAGATGTCCTGAAAATGTGGCATCACTATTCCTTAGAAATATGGAAGATGATTTCTGATAGAAAATAACATTCCAGAATATTGATATTATAAAAGGTTAAATACAGAACGAAGAGAGTATGATACTATGAGTatacattacattttgtgttcACAATAGCTGCCAAATAACCAATGTTTGCTTCGATAGATTTTATAATCGGGAAAATTGCCTTAGCCAAGTtatcacaattttcttttgattaaaataaattttcttcttcgtcaTTCGTTTCGTTAATAAAATCGAACCAAAATTAActtttcccattttatctttatCTTTCAGGTTACGTCGCATACTTTCCGCTAACTGATGTCCATTTAACATTTCCCCTAAACGAACAAATCATCGACATTTTACTAAAGAGCCCACCATTTCTTCAAGTGAATGCAAAATCGATTCAGGTTTGTTAACGAACGAAAAACAGATGTTCCGAAAAGTGCAACCCAAAATCCAATCCTTTTACAGTACACCAGCAGCAataattccaataaaataagATTCCGTTACGAAATCGACGACACACAAAATTATCTATCGATAAATGAACTGAACGGTGAGATAAGAATGGAGGACAATATGAAGAAATTAGGTAAAGCAAAAAATAGACGGAAATTATGTTCACATCAATTCGGTTCGGctataaataaaatccatttaGCAAATTAACGAAATTGATTACAACCTCGCCGTCGTATATTGTAACATACCATGCACCCATGAGCGTTTCATTTTTACAGACGAAAATATTACAATTGTAATATCAGCAAGTTCAACCAATTACAAGACAAATTATAGCACAAATACGGCGCGAATGTCTTTCAAAGTTGTACCGGAAAACACGTCGCTGGCGGAAAGTTGCAGGAATTTTCAACGGATCTGTTTCTGGGATAAAGCAATGCACGCTGTTCCAGAGAATAAActgaatggaaataaaatgatcgGATCGTTGGGACCGATTTTTTATCGGAAAATCTGCCCGAATTTGAACGTTAAATATTCATTGGTTAATGGTAAGTGATCTGAAAAACTGTTGAGTTTGAGCAGTTCTTAACTTAATGTTTTTGCATATGAGAGTTTCCTTTTCGATTATTGTCGTTGAGGCTGCAACTATTTTTGGGGAAACATTGTCCTAAATTTTCCCAGATTTtcccaaaaacttttttttggaaaatacgggaaaattccaaaaaatctgTGAAACCCCAAATGGTCCCTGAATAGAGCCATTTTACCCCACAAATTCTTGACAAATATTTAGACTGTATTAGTCAGTCCAACTAAACCCGAGTTATTTTGAACTTTGCGTCTTTTTAGGGAAAATCGTCACAGTGTAAGGAGTTTTTTAGTTGAGACTCGGACATGTCGGTGctaccacggcagagtaaaaccaggcaggagtacttactttactctgtcgtggtgcgaactgttttcaattttaaatctcCAATGAGATCAACATCAGGTTGATCCTACAGAAGAACATATAAATCCCTAGCATAACCACTGACGGCAACTAAAAATCGTTCTACCTTCCATTAATTGACGATTTTTCTACGTAACGAAAAGGTTGAACGAATTTGACACGACTGAACTTGTCATAGTTAATAATTGCTTCTAAGAAAAGAGTGTCTCGGGGGTAGTTATGTTCAAGATCTTGGTTTAAGAAAGACTTCAAACAGCAAAGCCTAACGTACTTACCAGTGATACTATCTTGTTTAGCAACAACGTATTTTGGAATCGAATCGAACATGTTAACTACAATAACCAGATTCGATCACGACTCCATCAGTCCTGGACCAACGATTACCGCAGTGATTAAATGTGATGtatcaaataaattgaacGAAGAAACGGCAGTTCAGATCAAACCGTTGCGAATCAATATTCTCGATCGAAATGACAATCCACCGGAAATCCAAACCCCGGAGCCATTAACCATCAGATTGGAAGATCCTCACTTTACACAGGTAAGTTATTAGATGTGAAATATGGTTGTGTTTGAAAAAAAGGTCATCGAATCACCCATTGAACGGTATAGGTAAATGATATCGAAATTGCATGAGTAaacgaataaagaaaaaaaaagtgaaaacgaAAGTTGAAACATGATATGATGCCACCCCCTCTGGCAGTATCATGTATTTGCATTTAGATGGTTTCATCGTTGgaatattaaaaatatgtCTCCGGagatgggattttttttttctaaattaacaACACACCTTACGCCGCAGtaataattgtaatttaatttgaacacATTGAGCGTATTATACGTAGTACCGTACATTATTAACATTGACGACAGTTTATGTCTTCTCATTactcgacaaaaaaaaaattatttacaattaaGTTGACCACATTTTTATGGAGTAAAAAAGAACTGATGGcaatattttaattagaattccatttttatttatacaacatGAAAAAGTCAGAGTTTACGCACATCATACGACGACATGGCTCTCTATACGCTGCTATCGGAGGGCGACGCATATAGAAAAAAACAACCAGTCCTGAGAAACAGTAACATAATTGAAATTCTATTGAATTGAGTGTAGGCGATGTATGGTGTTTTCGCGATTTgcttttttgtaaattgtccacattttcttggaaaatttcatcaaCCGTTTCGTAAAGCTCATTTTTGCGTTAGGTGTacatttcgttgttgttgtagaCTTGTTCAGGGTGTTTAGCAATTTGTATGATTTAAATACATAATCACCAGAACGGATCCGTTAAAGGTGAATtgcgtttttctttttattttttgaacgTTTCCGCTGTTATTTCCTAATGAACGACCCGCATATATACTTTCCGACTTTTATCTAGATTGGTAAATTTGATTCACCACCATCCACGGACGTTATGCTTTTAATGTATTTATTATTGTCTAGAGCTTCGATTTAATTGGCAAGGATATTTATGTCATCTGACCTTcagcattttgtttgtttgttggaaTAGGTCAATgcatttgaaataataaacCATTGTACTGGTATAAACGAAAGTAGCGGTGGCGGGAACATTTACCCAAGTTTAATTTATAGCAGTCTAAGTGGCAGGTGTCAGCTGAATAATTGTGTGGAATAACATGTGAATATTCGCAACTTTATAGGATGGTTGGAATCATATACCAGAAACAGTTGTAACTCTCACGAATTTCTATTGCATTGATTTTCAAGCCGTATTCCTAGCTCTGAAGAATTTTTTACTCTCGTGCACTCACATAGCTCTCAATAAGTCATCAAACTATGAAGGAGTCCTAATTCTCGAGAAGTTATAACTCGAGGTGTTGACCTGTCgctgaaaatattgttaaagGAAACGTATATGGCAGACGATATTGCTGACCGGAACAGGAATTATTAAATATCTATGTTAAAAGCTATAGGTTTGGGTGTTGGTGGGTTCATCATTCTTTCACAATGCTTTCTCTGGAAATTCTTAACTCAGAGGTTTCTTTCACACTCGTCGGCATTGTCTTATGTTAGGTTTGTTTGACCTTTTTATACCATATACTCACTGTAGTGTATATGCAATTTTAGGTATATATGCTGATTGTTAATTATCTAATTTCAAATACCAATTATCGAATATCAATTAAGTTGATCATTTAATTTGttacatacggctattcatctgttatcgataacgacgacaaagaTAATGACAAACTCTGGATAATATGGTCCCTTAagtagtaaaatgcatgttaaaaaattgaagtacaagatttgaaatcaacaaatttaaaataacttGATAActaagtaatagacccgataataatactggtcagatgcatgccgtctgtaacagattaACACGTTGGATTCCTATTTTCTGGCATAACTTCCGAAGCCTTGACTACACATCGTCGAACTAGACCTTAAGAATTTCCTTCcacgaaatttactcgagttatcgtccacaacgaaaatttggaacacatttttcatttttttcattgggACACTATTTTCTGACGTAAGACCCtagactttcagtcaagggaataaaaatgataataatgTATTTCTAAACGATCTGTCTGCGGCATTGTGTGCTGGCCCGGACTGGCCCTGTGGgcaaatttttgttatgaaagAAGGGCAATTAAATGctctttacaaattttattcatcatACGCATGAAAGGCTATTTCGAGCCAGTGCGGCCCTGATTGTGTGCGTAAAAGTCAGTAATCACCGAGTTGCacttaacatttttcttctcCAAAGCCCTAGTGCTATGATTTATCACTCGACTGCTGGGTAGCATCGACATTTTTTTGGTATAGCCATAGCACTACTCttagcattaacatagaaaatatttgaaggcTGGTGGTTAGAATTAGTCTTTCCGTTTATTTCGTTACCAAGACAGTTTTCATGTTTTCTTGGTTTAACACACCGAAAATGTAACAGGTACAGTGTAAAAGCGTAAACATGTATCAAAACTTGGAGACTTTTTAACTTCTGACATGCAAGTATTAATGCTAGGCGCAGGGCTATGTTCTGGCATGACCACATTGATATAAGAAAGCATATGTTGCATTGGATTACATTATAATAGACCACATGTCTAGTCAATGGGAAACCTGCTGACATCAAAAACATGTTTGCTCGTATAACAACGCGAATTCTATTCATCAAACATTAATTTGTGGTTTTTTTAGTGATAACATAGCATTCGAAGAAGAAGGTTACAGACTGCATTCTTGATCgtgaaatttgttgatatTTGCAAAGGTCGGACGGCAtcgatttttgtttctgtttctgtcaattcattcaaaaatgctTCAAAAGATTTCTATTTTGATTGCGTTCTGCCTGTTTTTGAGTGTGCAGTCTTTATGTGACGGTAGTCTaactttcattttcgtttcaactTTCAATCGTTTAGTTAATTGCATTCGAAATTTCAGCTGTTGAATGTGAAGATGAGTCTCACGAAGATCAGGGTGTTGTGTTGGAAGTGCGTTCATGCTCaagcaaacaaaacaaaagtacGAAATGACGAGAACAATCGACATTGAGAGTATCCAATAAAGTTCCACAACTTATCGACCATTTGACATTTAATTTTAGCACGGGACATACCTTCTGGCAGAGCACAGCGCACATTTTGCTTGATCAAACCGGACGGAGTCCAACGAAATTTGGTCGGTGAAATAATTAAACGATATGAAGCTAAAGGTCTCAAATTGGTGGCATTAAAGTTTGCCTGGCCGAAAGAGCATGTGTTACGAGAATTTTATCATCATTCAGCCAAGATGCCTTTCTTCGAGCACATGATTGGACATGTGACACGAGGACCCGTTGTTGCAATGGTTTGGGAAGGTTACAATGCAGTCCAAATCGGTCGTCAATTGTTAACCGGTGGTAATCGATTCGATCCCGTGCCAGGATCAATTCGTGGGGATTTTAGTAGCAGCGATTTTATACATCGTTTCACTGTTGCCCATGGATCGGATACGGCGGAAGAAGCGGAACGAGAGATGTTCTTGTggtttgatgaaaatgaattgatttCATGGCATTACTCCAATGAAATGTGGatttatcaaaaatgattGTAGTGAATCTACGTatggaatgaaataaacaCACAAGTTTGTGATTTTCATGAAACTTCACTTCGACAGCTTTGAACCGACTCTTCAATTCCTTCTTCATTCAATGTTCTCATGAAAATGTTCGATGTGATGTGAACCGTTAATCATTGGAACTGTTGGCAAAGTACTACGCTAACAGTCCATCGTGCGATTAGTATCAGTAAGAAACCAGCGCTATATCATCCGAAAATAATATCGATGAGATGAGCCATAGCTCCCCGCTTTTATCATTAACACTTGTAAGTTAGACCTCATAATTCCTCCAAATTTTGATACATGTATTCGTGTAAAAGCGCACGTGCTGTGTGTCTCAAGTGATACGAAGAAGTCATGATATAAATGCTAAGCCTGATaccatcagcctccaaataatTAGCAGTAATTCAGCTAGGAGCAATGCTATCGTTCAGCAGATCTGAGTAACACAATGTAGTATAGCACTTTCTATGCGGTAATCCGGTAATGAAAACAACCTCAGTAGATTCTACTGCCTGCGTGCTAATTCTTGTAAactttaaaatcttttaaaagcTCGATGAGGTTCGACTACAcggaaaaatcatttcatcagaacgaaaatgaaactttCCGAATTCCACTAATGAATCAAAACGTAGGGAACGGTTGTTCAATcctattttatttcaacagtGCTACcgtaaatctactacttctattTCACTTTACTTCTgcattaacctgttacagacggcaagcatatgaccagtattgttatcgggtctattacttccatcgaccaaaatatttttaatcggttgatttcaaatcttgtacttcaatttcgttaacgtgcattttacaatacaaaataacattttacacAGAGCCTGTCATTATTCTTgtcatcgttatcgataacagatgaaccCTGctccgtatgtgacaggttaagtaCATGTTTCCAAACCTTCAACGGATAACATAAAGTGCGGGTTAATTCCAGTATAGCACCGCttacaattttaatagaatgtggtgaatATGATAGCtcgaatattgaaaaattccttcaacACTACTGAAGGaattctattgaaattgtaattgaaaCATATAAGCTGTACTCCCGACAGTAGGGTCCCATGTGTTTTTGCTGGCTTTCTCTCCGTTTGCATGTTTCGACACATTTATTCAGTCAAAAGCTGATTGAAATTTCTATTATTAAAGCCAAATTTcgtcatacaaatatttgtattccTCGGTTGGACTATCCCAATCCCACTCAAGGTGGAACGCTGAAAATTATATCTTATATGCAAAGGTCATGATTTATGacagacgattttttttcgactgcATATTAACATCGACAATGACCCAAATACGTCGCCCCACGCCATCATGCAATCAAACATTATTTGGTATCCTGTAACTACCCCTTCGTgtaattgttttcaattttttttttttattttgatcatAAACGACGACGACGTCGGTTAAGTTTTTAGTTCAAGTGAAAACTATTTTATATTCGGAGGGTAAATGAACAGAACAGGTTATGTAGTACACGagttaaatgaattaaattatgcGTGTAAAAGCGCtaataaaattatcaaattaattaaatatttcaaacattATTCCCCAGACGAACTAATAAAGGATTAATAGAAGTAGAGGCGAGTAGGTTGAATTTAGTTGTTCATTCATCGTGTGTATGTAATAGTTTAGAGAGTTCACAATGTAAATTATCATACAATGAACGGGCTGATGTAATTGGCGTGGGTTTACTAATAAAAGACATTCGACATCATAATTTGAATCATCCACTCCGAACGGCACGTTTGGTGTAGGTTTATTTATACCGGTAATACAATGATTTTCCCCCGAAGAACGAAAATAACTTTGGAAAACGCCAAATATAAATCTGTCTGAATATCCCATTCGAATAACAAATATTCCAAATAATTTCACCTCTGAATTAACTTCGAATTAGAGTCAAAAGAAGCTTTTGCAACCCACAATTATTTCATCGTTTCCGAGAGCAGCACAGATATGCGGTTCATTTACTTTCTGGTATTTGAACTCAATGATTTACTTACTTTTCATTGGAATGGGGTACATCCTTCTCCAAGAAATATTTGATACGCCTTTGATTTGTGGCTATACTGACTCACTACACTACACATTGGCTtcggaaaaattattatttatttgcaaaggcacgttttgttttttaagatGTAAAGAAGCTGTTTATCTCACAATtctatcgaaaattaattCGTTTCGGTTATAATACGAAAGTATTGGATGTAGTAAGAGATATCTGCTACGAAATGCTAGTTTTCGTACATCTTCGTGCTTATAGGACAATCGTATTATTTGGTTCTTTTTGGGCCACAATATTCACATGGTGAATCAGACCCTCTTATTTTTGATCAGTTTTCGTTGCCTCAATGTGTAGGGATCGAGGTATGCTTTTTATCTGAACATTTACAATATTGTTACTAAGATGATGAAGGGAAAATAATTGTACCAGCCAAAGTGCCAAGTGTTACAAAAAAAGTGTTGACACAAGAATATCGTATTGTAGTGAACATGGCctatttttacaaattctcgcaaattttgttgattttctcaaattttcccaaaaaatatttcaagaaaattcgtgaaaacttgtgaaaatcgaaaaaatttgtgaaagatcGTGAacatattttcgcgaatataggcccTGGTAATGAATGTATTTTGTACATAGTAACATGAAGCTTGGCACTTTTACTGGTACAATTCCCTTCGCATCGCAATCATCAATgcaaattcacgccgtaagtgtgcgtTCTATTTCAAAACGTAGCTATAACAGTTTAACGGTTAGTTGTTCACATTTACTATATGACGtcagttattttgtccaaCTGTCAGTTGTTTAAATTTTGGGCGCATTTATGACGTGAATAGTCAATAATCGTGGAACATCTGTCGAATTTCAACTCCGTTTTTCGATCCCTTTTCTCgtattaacctgtcacagaaggcaagcatattaacagtgttactattcaaactattatACTTTATTTGATCGaacattttcagagattgatttcagccatctgttacttcatttgttttgaacatgctttttactatataagagctcattagtcagagcttgtcgtttattcttgttgtcgttgtcgataacagatgacagccatctgtaacaggttgaaaagaaattttatatgGAGCGTCAAACACTCTTCATCCCTCCAACGAGGATGGTATTAAGGATGATCCCTTAGACTCTcagttttctaaaattaagTTAAAGGAATTAAAGTTTTAGTGAAATTGGTCAGACTTTATTGGTGTGTTCGGTTACTTTATCGATGGGCGCAGGACGGCACTGGCTACCAAAAGGTGCTCCAGTGACAAGTAGAATTAGGCGcaaaaagtgaagaaaaggTGACAAAAATCTTTAATGAAAGGCgttaatgtaaaaaattctttattatTAACGATTCGCCTCATATGGCCAGTGCGGACCTGGATGGGCGTATTTTAATAACTTTTTAATGACTTATTAGTATGTACATTTCGCTGAGATAAGACGTCCTATAATAGATGTTCAATGTGCCTTTTATGTGTGGTATACCGACTACACATTATACCATACAATAAACTATAAGCTTCgcgaaaaacaataattttatttctgttgTAATCCATTTTCTGTGTGCTTAACCAGTTGTCTTATCTTACGATTTCCATCGAAATTCATTCGTTTCGGTTA
This region of Bradysia coprophila strain Holo2 chromosome IV, BU_Bcop_v1, whole genome shotgun sequence genomic DNA includes:
- the LOC119085850 gene encoding nucleoside diphosphate kinase-like, which translates into the protein MLQKISILIAFCLFLSVQSLCDAVECEDESHEDQGVVLEVRSCSSKQNKTRDIPSGRAQRTFCLIKPDGVQRNLVGEIIKRYEAKGLKLVALKFAWPKEHVLREFYHHSAKMPFFEHMIGHVTRGPVVAMVWEGYNAVQIGRQLLTGGNRFDPVPGSIRGDFSSSDFIHRFTVAHGSDTAEEAEREMFLWFDENELISWHYSNEMWIYQK